The following are encoded in a window of Saccharothrix longispora genomic DNA:
- a CDS encoding bile acid:sodium symporter family protein produces the protein MDSALTSVGLPVALAVVMFGLGLSLVVGDFARIAREPRAVAVALATQLVLLPLVCFGLVTALGLDPLLAVGMMLLAASPGGTTANLFSHLFRGDVALNITLTAVNSVLAVATLPLVVNFALAWFEPIGGGGVGLEFGKVAQVFAIVLVPVVLGMLVRRWSPSFAERADKPVRIISAVVLFAVIVGTIVAERENIGIYLADVGVVAVLFCACSLAAGYFVPRWARVGRRQAVASAFEVGIHNSTLAITVAVTVLGSEQLAVPAAVYGVVMFPLAAAAGYLLTRVGDPVAQ, from the coding sequence GTGGATTCGGCACTGACGAGCGTCGGCCTCCCGGTCGCGCTGGCCGTGGTGATGTTCGGCCTCGGCCTGTCGCTGGTGGTGGGCGACTTCGCCCGGATCGCGCGGGAACCGCGCGCGGTGGCGGTGGCGCTGGCGACGCAGCTGGTGCTGCTGCCGCTGGTGTGCTTCGGCCTGGTCACGGCGCTGGGGCTGGACCCGCTGCTCGCGGTGGGCATGATGCTGCTGGCCGCGTCGCCCGGCGGGACGACGGCGAACCTGTTCAGCCACCTGTTCCGCGGCGACGTGGCGCTCAACATCACCCTGACGGCGGTGAACTCGGTGCTCGCCGTGGCCACGCTGCCGCTGGTGGTGAACTTCGCGCTGGCCTGGTTCGAGCCGATCGGCGGCGGCGGGGTGGGGCTGGAGTTCGGCAAGGTGGCGCAGGTGTTCGCGATCGTGCTGGTGCCCGTGGTGCTGGGCATGCTGGTGCGGCGGTGGTCGCCGTCGTTCGCGGAACGGGCGGACAAGCCGGTGCGGATCATCTCCGCCGTGGTGCTGTTCGCGGTGATCGTCGGCACGATCGTGGCCGAGCGGGAGAACATCGGGATCTACCTGGCGGACGTCGGTGTGGTGGCGGTCCTGTTCTGCGCGTGCAGCCTGGCGGCCGGGTACTTCGTGCCGCGGTGGGCGCGGGTGGGCAGGCGGCAGGCCGTCGCGTCCGCGTTCGAGGTCGGCATCCACAACAGCACGCTGGCGATCACCGTGGCGGTGACGGTGCTGGGCAGCGAGCAGCTCGCGGTGCCGGCGGCGGTGTACGGCGTGGTGATGTTCCCGCTCGCGGCGGCGGCCGGGTACCTGCTGACCCGCGTCGGGGACCCGGTCGCGCAATGA
- a CDS encoding DUF1059 domain-containing protein gives MKRNITCPCGEHITGENEDDLVTKTQEHLKENHPGHDYSRDEILFMAY, from the coding sequence ATGAAGCGCAACATCACCTGCCCCTGCGGCGAGCACATCACCGGGGAGAACGAGGACGACCTGGTGACCAAGACCCAGGAGCACCTCAAGGAGAACCACCCGGGCCACGACTACTCGCGCGACGAGATCCTGTTCATGGCCTACTGA
- a CDS encoding catalase, with amino-acid sequence MDPIKPAKVVKDALEKAVEKVADLATPPIPGAPGSAPPPLEEPTGPKPAPPRKADQGSPETRTATGARTGADADVREQQGEYLTTSTGARLHDTDHSLRAGRRGPTLLQDHHLREKITHFDHERIPERVVHARGAGAHGVFVGYGNATNVCKAAFLDEGVTTPVFVRFSTVLGSRGSADTVRDTRGFATKFYTSEGTFDLVGNNIPVFFIQDGIKFPDIIHAAKPHPDREIPQAQSAHDTFWDFVSLHTEATHHVLWNMSDRGIPRSYRMMEGFGVHSFRLVNAEGGTALAKFHWKPKLGVHSLTWEEAQMIGGVDPDFHRRDLYDAIEAGAFPQWELGIQVFPDTPEQTFEGIDLLDSTKIVPEELAPVQPIGVLTLNRNPTNFFAETEQVAFHLGNLVPGIDVTDDPLFQTRLFSYLDTQLSRLGGPNFNQIPINRPHVPVNDMFRDGFHQHAVHRGVAPYKPNTLDGGCPFFAGADTGALVEVPQPVAESVKERRAHVTVDDHFSQARLFYRSMTPVEREHIVRAFTFELGKCYEQAVKERELRVLANVDADLCAKVAQGLGLPAPEPTEVPADVTPSPALSQLGGEWPADGRMIGIVVDADDPDGLADLHALRQSISAAGMVPLLIAARGGTLADGLVAQRTFLTARSVEFDALLVASAPAPAPDALPQRDAKAGAPSLTVDPRVVLMLQEVYRHAKAVVAWGTGPTALAEAGLVPGEPGVVVTETAAQALEQLQGLLPAHRVWERFPASAV; translated from the coding sequence GTGGACCCGATCAAGCCCGCGAAAGTCGTGAAGGACGCCCTGGAGAAGGCGGTGGAGAAGGTCGCCGACCTGGCGACGCCGCCGATCCCGGGCGCGCCGGGCAGCGCGCCGCCCCCGCTGGAGGAGCCCACCGGGCCGAAGCCGGCGCCCCCGCGCAAGGCGGACCAGGGATCACCGGAGACGCGCACGGCGACGGGCGCCCGCACCGGCGCCGATGCCGACGTGCGGGAGCAGCAGGGCGAGTACCTGACGACGTCGACGGGCGCGCGCCTGCACGACACGGACCACTCGCTCCGGGCGGGCCGGCGCGGCCCGACGCTGCTCCAGGACCACCACCTGCGGGAGAAGATCACCCACTTCGACCACGAGCGCATCCCCGAGCGGGTGGTGCACGCGCGGGGCGCGGGCGCGCACGGCGTGTTCGTCGGCTACGGCAACGCCACGAACGTGTGCAAGGCCGCGTTCCTCGACGAGGGCGTCACCACGCCCGTCTTCGTCCGCTTCTCCACCGTGCTCGGCTCGCGCGGCTCCGCCGACACGGTGCGCGACACCCGCGGCTTCGCGACGAAGTTCTACACGTCCGAGGGCACGTTCGACCTGGTGGGCAACAACATCCCGGTGTTCTTCATCCAGGACGGCATCAAGTTCCCGGACATCATCCACGCCGCCAAGCCGCACCCCGACCGCGAGATCCCGCAGGCGCAGAGCGCGCACGACACGTTCTGGGACTTCGTGTCCCTGCACACCGAGGCCACGCACCACGTCCTGTGGAACATGTCCGACCGCGGCATCCCGCGCTCCTACCGCATGATGGAGGGCTTCGGCGTCCACTCCTTCCGGCTCGTCAACGCCGAGGGCGGGACGGCGCTCGCGAAGTTCCACTGGAAGCCCAAGCTCGGCGTGCACTCCCTGACGTGGGAGGAGGCGCAGATGATCGGCGGCGTGGACCCGGACTTCCACCGGCGCGACCTGTACGACGCCATCGAGGCGGGCGCGTTCCCGCAGTGGGAGCTGGGCATCCAGGTCTTCCCGGACACCCCGGAGCAGACCTTCGAGGGCATCGACCTGCTGGACTCCACGAAGATCGTGCCCGAGGAACTGGCGCCGGTGCAGCCGATCGGCGTGCTCACCCTCAACCGCAACCCCACGAACTTCTTCGCCGAGACCGAGCAGGTCGCCTTCCACCTCGGCAACCTGGTGCCCGGCATCGACGTCACGGACGACCCGCTGTTCCAGACCCGCCTGTTCTCCTACCTGGACACGCAGCTCTCCCGGCTGGGCGGGCCGAACTTCAACCAGATCCCGATCAACCGGCCGCACGTCCCGGTCAACGACATGTTCCGCGACGGGTTCCACCAGCACGCCGTGCACCGCGGCGTCGCGCCGTACAAGCCGAACACGCTCGACGGCGGCTGCCCGTTCTTCGCGGGCGCGGACACCGGGGCCTTGGTCGAGGTGCCGCAGCCGGTGGCGGAGTCGGTGAAGGAACGCCGCGCGCACGTGACCGTCGACGACCACTTCAGCCAGGCCCGCCTGTTCTACCGGAGCATGACGCCGGTGGAGCGCGAGCACATCGTGCGGGCGTTCACGTTCGAGCTGGGCAAGTGCTACGAGCAGGCGGTCAAGGAGCGCGAGCTGCGCGTGCTCGCCAACGTCGACGCCGACCTGTGCGCGAAGGTGGCCCAGGGCCTGGGCCTGCCCGCGCCGGAGCCCACCGAGGTGCCGGCGGACGTGACGCCCAGCCCGGCGCTGTCCCAGCTCGGCGGCGAGTGGCCCGCGGACGGCCGGATGATCGGCATCGTCGTCGACGCGGACGACCCGGACGGGCTGGCCGACCTGCACGCGCTGCGCCAGTCCATCTCGGCGGCCGGCATGGTGCCGCTGCTGATCGCCGCCCGGGGCGGGACCCTGGCGGACGGCCTGGTCGCCCAGCGCACCTTCCTCACCGCGCGCTCGGTGGAGTTCGACGCGCTCCTGGTGGCGAGCGCGCCCGCACCCGCCCCGGACGCGCTGCCGCAGCGCGACGCGAAGGCGGGCGCCCCGTCGCTCACCGTCGACCCGCGCGTGGTCCTGATGCTCCAGGAGGTCTACCGCCACGCGAAGGCGGTCGTCGCCTGGGGCACCGGGCCGACCGCGCTGGCCGAGGCCGGCCTGGTCCCCGGCGAGCCCGGCGTGGTGGTCACCGAGACCGCCGCGCAGGCCCTGGAGCAGCTCCAGGGCCTGCTGCCGGCCCACCGCGTGTGGGAGAGGTTCCCGGCCTCCGCGGTCTGA
- a CDS encoding methyltransferase translates to MPLHLPPDDGPPSFHDMLAAAGYRALTAGLRLGVFDALADGPRSTAALADALGTDPRGTALLGDLLVSFGYLLREGDGFANAPATTSWLTGAGYTDVQKFWSVVLFESWQDLEGSVRTGKPALDFYAWLAERPDVLRRFQGMLSGHADHIAPEVASTVPVGATLLDVGGGHATHAIRLCAAHPSLRATVVDLPEALAVGGAAVAEAGLADRVELRPGDYDDLDLGSGFDTALLFNVVHGRTAEANERLLARVADALAPGGAVVLLEHDEHVDDPASDAFARVFSLNLFHGQGGQVYSAEEIGGWLTATGFDPPSAHPLASSPGQSLLVARKR, encoded by the coding sequence GTGCCGCTGCACCTGCCCCCGGACGACGGCCCGCCGTCGTTCCACGACATGCTCGCCGCCGCCGGCTACCGGGCGCTCACCGCGGGCCTGCGGCTGGGCGTGTTCGACGCCCTCGCCGACGGCCCCCGCTCGACCGCGGCGCTGGCCGACGCGCTCGGCACGGACCCGCGCGGCACCGCGCTGCTGGGCGACCTGCTGGTGTCGTTCGGCTACCTGCTCCGGGAGGGCGACGGCTTCGCCAACGCCCCGGCGACCACGTCGTGGCTGACCGGCGCCGGGTACACCGACGTGCAGAAGTTCTGGTCGGTCGTGCTGTTCGAGTCCTGGCAGGACCTGGAGGGCTCGGTCCGCACCGGCAAGCCCGCCCTGGACTTCTACGCCTGGCTCGCCGAGCGGCCCGACGTGCTGCGGCGCTTCCAGGGCATGCTGTCCGGGCACGCCGACCACATCGCGCCCGAGGTGGCGTCGACCGTGCCGGTGGGCGCGACGCTGCTGGACGTCGGAGGCGGGCACGCCACGCACGCGATCCGGTTGTGCGCGGCGCACCCGTCGCTGCGGGCGACCGTCGTCGACCTGCCCGAGGCGTTGGCCGTGGGCGGGGCGGCGGTGGCCGAGGCGGGCCTGGCGGACCGCGTCGAGCTGCGGCCCGGTGACTACGACGACCTCGACCTGGGGTCGGGCTTCGACACCGCGCTGCTGTTCAACGTCGTGCACGGCCGCACCGCGGAGGCCAACGAGCGGCTGCTGGCCCGGGTGGCCGACGCGCTGGCGCCGGGCGGGGCGGTCGTGCTGCTGGAGCACGACGAGCACGTGGACGACCCGGCGTCCGACGCGTTCGCCCGCGTGTTCAGCCTCAACCTGTTCCACGGCCAGGGCGGCCAGGTGTACTCGGCGGAGGAGATCGGCGGCTGGCTGACCGCGACCGGTTTCGACCCGCCGTCCGCGCACCCGCTGGCCAGTTCGCCGGGCCAGTCGCTGTTGGTGGCGCGCAAGCGCTGA
- a CDS encoding PQQ-dependent sugar dehydrogenase: MAAATLVVAAGLVATTAPTAGAAVPAGFTDTLAIGGLTSPTAVSFAPDGRVFIAEKSGLVKVYDSLADTTATTFADLRPQTQDFWDRGLLGMAVDPQFPARPYVYVAYTHDAAPGGTHPRWGDQCPTPPGATDQGCVVTGRVSKLTMGAGGTATSEQPLVTDWCQQYPSHSIGTVVFGPDGGLYVGGGDGASFNFADYGQVGNPCADPPGAAGTNLTSPTARGGALRSQSIRRPAGEPVSLDGSIVRIDPDTGAGLPGNPFAAHADPNAKRIIAHGMRNQFRFAFRPGTDELWAGDVGWNTWEEINRIADVNDATAENFGWPCYEGGGRQGGYDGANLDLCESLYTGAGQTAPYYAYNHSAKVVATDPCPTGGSSISGIAFESTSNYPAAYDGALFFSDSSRGCIWAMQTTAGQPDPTKLVPFVTGVNVPVQITTGPGGDLFYLALGAGQLRRVGYPTGNRAPTAVATATPQSGPAPLAVQFSGTGSTDPDVGDTLSYAWDLDGDGQHDDSTSPTPTRTYTSAATVAVGLRVSDQAGASGTTTVAVTVGTPVSQDPVPVIDAPTAPLNWVVGQDVPFSGHATDAQDGTLPASALSWKLSIQHCATSGGCHEHVVQNWTGVASGSFTAPDHEYPSYLDLTLTATDSSGRTTSTTTKLDPRTVNLTFTSSPSGLQLSVGGTAQATPFTRTVIAGSNNSISAPSPQPGPLGLGWRYRDWSDGGAQTHNITAPAAATTYQARYNLCLC; encoded by the coding sequence GTGGCGGCCGCGACCCTGGTGGTCGCGGCCGGCCTGGTGGCGACCACCGCCCCGACAGCCGGCGCCGCCGTGCCGGCCGGTTTCACCGACACCCTGGCCATCGGCGGCCTGACCTCGCCGACCGCCGTCTCCTTCGCCCCCGACGGCAGGGTGTTCATCGCCGAGAAGAGCGGCCTGGTCAAGGTCTACGACTCGCTCGCCGACACCACGGCCACCACGTTCGCCGACCTGCGCCCGCAGACCCAGGACTTCTGGGACCGCGGCCTGCTCGGCATGGCCGTGGACCCGCAGTTCCCGGCGCGCCCGTACGTCTACGTCGCCTACACCCACGACGCGGCGCCCGGCGGCACCCACCCGCGCTGGGGCGACCAGTGCCCCACCCCGCCCGGCGCGACCGACCAGGGCTGCGTGGTCACCGGCCGGGTCTCCAAGCTGACCATGGGTGCCGGCGGCACGGCCACCTCGGAGCAGCCGCTGGTCACCGACTGGTGCCAGCAGTACCCCAGCCACTCGATCGGCACCGTCGTGTTCGGCCCGGACGGCGGCCTCTACGTCGGCGGCGGTGACGGCGCGAGCTTCAACTTCGCCGACTACGGCCAGGTCGGCAACCCGTGCGCCGACCCGCCGGGCGCGGCGGGCACCAACCTGACCTCGCCGACCGCGCGCGGTGGCGCGCTGCGCTCCCAGTCGATCCGCCGCCCGGCGGGCGAGCCGGTGAGCCTGGACGGCTCCATCGTCCGCATCGACCCCGACACCGGCGCGGGCCTGCCCGGCAACCCGTTCGCCGCGCACGCCGACCCCAACGCCAAGCGGATCATCGCCCACGGCATGCGCAACCAGTTCCGGTTCGCGTTCCGCCCGGGCACCGACGAGCTGTGGGCGGGCGACGTCGGCTGGAACACGTGGGAGGAGATCAACCGGATCGCCGACGTGAACGACGCGACGGCGGAGAACTTCGGCTGGCCCTGCTACGAGGGCGGCGGCCGCCAGGGCGGCTACGACGGCGCGAACCTCGACCTGTGCGAGTCGCTCTACACCGGCGCCGGCCAGACCGCGCCGTACTACGCCTACAACCACTCGGCGAAGGTGGTCGCCACCGACCCGTGCCCGACCGGCGGGTCGTCCATCTCCGGCATCGCGTTCGAGTCGACCAGCAACTACCCGGCCGCCTACGACGGCGCGCTGTTCTTCTCGGACAGCTCCCGGGGCTGCATCTGGGCGATGCAGACCACCGCGGGCCAGCCCGACCCCACCAAGCTGGTGCCGTTCGTGACCGGCGTGAACGTCCCCGTGCAGATCACCACCGGCCCCGGCGGTGACCTGTTCTACCTCGCGCTGGGCGCGGGCCAGCTGCGCCGCGTCGGCTACCCGACCGGCAACCGCGCGCCGACGGCCGTGGCGACCGCGACCCCGCAGTCCGGCCCGGCGCCGCTGGCCGTGCAGTTCAGCGGCACGGGCTCGACCGACCCGGACGTCGGCGACACGCTGAGCTACGCGTGGGACCTGGACGGCGACGGCCAGCACGACGACTCCACCTCCCCCACGCCCACCCGCACCTACACCTCGGCCGCGACGGTCGCGGTGGGCCTGCGCGTGAGCGACCAGGCGGGCGCGTCGGGCACCACGACGGTCGCGGTCACCGTCGGCACCCCGGTCTCCCAGGACCCGGTCCCGGTGATCGACGCGCCGACCGCGCCGCTGAACTGGGTGGTGGGCCAGGACGTGCCGTTCTCCGGCCACGCCACCGACGCCCAGGACGGCACCCTGCCCGCGTCCGCGCTGAGCTGGAAGCTGAGCATCCAGCACTGCGCGACCAGTGGCGGGTGCCACGAGCACGTGGTGCAGAACTGGACCGGCGTGGCGTCGGGCTCGTTCACCGCCCCGGACCACGAGTACCCGTCCTACCTGGACCTGACGCTGACCGCGACCGACTCGTCGGGCCGCACCACGAGCACGACGACCAAGCTGGACCCGCGGACGGTGAACCTGACGTTCACGTCGAGCCCGAGCGGTCTCCAGCTCAGCGTCGGCGGCACGGCCCAGGCCACGCCGTTCACCCGCACGGTCATCGCGGGCTCGAACAACTCGATCAGCGCGCCCAGCCCGCAACCGGGTCCGCTCGGCCTCGGCTGGCGCTACCGCGACTGGTCGGACGGCGGCGCCCAGACCCACAACATCACCGCCCCGGCCGCGGCCACCACGTACCAGGCCAGGTACAACCTCTGCCTGTGCTGA